From Vicinamibacterales bacterium:
CGCGGTGCCGGACGGCGGCACGGTCGCGCCAGTGACGGGACTCTCACCCGTCTTGTACGCGTTCACCGCGCGCAGCGCGTAGACGAACACGAGCAGGGCGACGATCGCGAAGAGCAGCGCGGCCGATCGCGCCGACGTCCACGAGATCACCCGCGCCGCGCCGAGCTCGAGGAAGAGCAGGCCGGTGATGCCGAGCTGACCGACCGTGGCCCACACCGTCACGCCGGCAGCAAAGGCGAACAGGCGAAGCGCGGCGGGCGGCGACGGCGTGCCGACCTTCAGCAGCCCGTAGACGGCAGGCGCGAGCGCGACGAGCGTGGCGAAGAACGTCGAGAGCGTCGCGTACGCCGTCCGCGCCGCATAGTGCGTCTGCGCCGGCAGCGCCGCGATGCCAAGCACCATGGCGAGCAGCGCGCCGCCGATGGCGAGGTTGGTGCTCCAGCTCTGAGGCGTCCACGCGGGGGTTCCGGCCAGCTGCGCGTTCGATTTCGCGCTGAACCCGGCAGCCACGCCGTAGAGCAGCACGATCGCTCCGGCGATCAACCCCAGGCTGGTGATCGCCCGCTCCGCAGCAGACGGCTGGATCTGGAGCAGCGTCAGCTCGCGCGACCGGATCGTCGGCGACGCATCGGCGCGCCCGGACGGCCGCGCCGTCATCACGAGCACGCCGCGCGCCGGAAGCCGATCGTCGCGAGCCAGGTCGAACGGTTTCACCGGCGTCAGCGTCAGCACGACGGCGGTCACCGGCGACTTCAGCGCCGCGCTCGCCGTCATCGTGCCGAGCGGTTGCCCGCGCCGATCGAGCATCGTTCCTTCGAACGCCGCCAGCGCTTCACCGCCGGAGTCGTTGCGCACGAGCACGGTCGCGGAGGCGCCGCTGGCGCCGACGTCCGAAAGCTCGATCGGCCCGCTGCCGGCGAAATCGACCGCGGCCGCAGCGGCTGCCGGCGGCGGCGCATCCTGCCGCCCCAGGCCCGGGCCGAGCATCTGCAGCCCGAACAGACCCGCGATCGCCGCGAAGACTATCCAGACGCCGCGCGGGAAGACAGGCATGCGTCAGTGCTCCTTCGGTGGAGGTGCTCGATCAGCGCCCGGAGATCCGGCATCACGCCGATCCGATCCGCCGCGGGCTCTTCACTCCGCGTATTCAACACCGTGTCGGCGAGCAGCGCCCGCATCTCCGCGGGCGTGAACATCGGGAGGCCGTCGCGGGCGCGCAGCGACTGCAGCAGCAGCGCGCACGCGGCGACGATCGGGCTGGCGCCCGACGTGCCGCCGAAGGCGGGCGTATACACGTTCGCCGCGTCGCCGATGCCGCCATCGCCGCAGGTGTCGATGTGCTCTCCCCACGCGAAACAGTCGACGCGCGAGCCGAAGTTGGAGAACCCGAGACGCCGGTGGGGATGGCGCGAGCTCGCGGCGCCGACCACGATCGCGCCGGAGTCGCGGAAATCCGCGCTGCCGCGCTTCAGCGCCTGGCGGCCGCTCGCGTCCTCGAATCGATCCAGATCGAACGACCCGTTCGCAGCCGCCTCGATGACGACGATGCCGCGGTCGACAGTGCTGCGGATGGCGTCGAAGACCAGCGCTTCCACTTCGACCGGCACGTAACTGCCTCCGCTGGTCGCGAACGTCGTCTGCGCTTCGAGCAGCAGGACGTCTCCTGGCGCCATTCCATCGGCCGCCGAGAGAATCGCCTCCGCGGTGCTGTAGGTGGACGGGGTCCTCCACTGCGACACGACCCGGACGGTGGACGCCGGCGCGATGCCGATGCAGCCGATTGCATTGTCCGTCGCGGCAACTTCGCCGAGCACGGCGGTGCCATGCCCGCGGTAATCGAGATTGATGCCCGAGATGACGTCCACCTTCGCGCCGGCCAGGTCCTCGTGATCGAGCGTCCATCCGCGCTCGAGATCCACGAAGCCGACCCCGGAACCGTCCACCTGCGCGATCGTCCAGGCGAACTGCGCGTCCACGCCTTCCGGCGCCGGACCGAGGTACCCCTGATTCGCGCTGCGCGGATCGTCGTCCGGCGAGACCGGCGGCGGGGTGGGGCCGCCTTCGCGATACGCCGTTTCGACCTCCGGGGCACGACGAAGTTCGCCGGCCACTGCCTCCGCTTCGACGTCCGCGGGAACATCGACAGCCACGTACCGCGCGGGGTCGAGCCCGGCGCCGCCGGGTGGCGGCGCGGCGCTCATGCGCGCCGCATCATGGCCGGTCGAGGCAGAGAAGTACGGCCGTATCGCCACCCCCGGATAGCGCTGCCGGATCGCGGACCAGACATTCGCGGCCGCAGATCCCAGAGGGGCTGCGCCAGGCTGCGCCGCCGCCTCTGGCCGCAGCTTCACCACTACCCGTTCGACGACGGCAGGCGTACGTGGATCCTGCTCGAGCGGCCGGCCGTTGACGATCGCCATGCGTGTGCGGTTTCCGTTCAGCTCATGGACTTGCCGCCGTGATCAGCAGCGCGAGCCCGGTGGAATCACGCTCGATCGCCGGCGGTCCGAGACCGGCGTCCGCACACAGACGACGAATGTCGCTGTCCGAACGTTCGATCAGCGTCCAGTTTGCCAGATACTCGAGCCAGACGCGGAATGGATTTCCCGCGGCCATGGTACGCGGGTAGACGGACGGGCCGCCGGATTTCGCAGCGGGACGACGGCGCCAACCTTGCACAGATGAGCCCGCGTGACGCGGATACGGCATCGCAAGCTCATCATCACCGTCATCGTCTGCCTCGCCATCGTCGCCGTCCTGCTCGCACTGGCGCAGGATCAACTGACGCTCAAGATCCAGTCGGCCCACGCCGCCGAGAGCCATGAGTTTCCGAGCTACGTCGCGGCCCTGCTCGGAGTGCACGCGACGGGCGGGAACCGGTACGCCGTTCTGACCAACGGGGATCAGATCTTCCCGTCGATGCTCGCCGCCGTGAACGGCGCGCAGCGGAGGGTCAGCTTCGAGACCTACATCTACAACGAGGGGACCGTCGGCAAGCAGTTCACGGACGCGTTCATCGCCGCCGCGAAACGCGGCGTCCAGGTGCAGCTCGTCATCGATGCGCTGGGCTCGAAGAAGATTCCGGGGGAGTGGCGCGAGGCGATGACCGCTGCCGGCGTGAAGTTCGGCCAGTTCGGCGAAGTGAAGTGGTATTCACTGGAGGAACTGAACTACCGCACGCACCGGAAGATCCTGACGGTGGACGGGCGCATCGGCTTCACCGGCGGCGTCGGGCTGGACGATCAGTGGCTCGGCCACGCGCAGGATCCGCAGCACTGGCGCGACACGATGGTGCGGTTCGAGGGTCCGGTGGCGCGGCTGATGGAAGGAGCGTTCCAGGAGAACTTCGTCGAGTCGCTGGGGCCGGTGACGCCGGTC
This genomic window contains:
- a CDS encoding S8 family peptidase, whose product is MAIVNGRPLEQDPRTPAVVERVVVKLRPEAAAQPGAAPLGSAAANVWSAIRQRYPGVAIRPYFSASTGHDAARMSAAPPPGGAGLDPARYVAVDVPADVEAEAVAGELRRAPEVETAYREGGPTPPPVSPDDDPRSANQGYLGPAPEGVDAQFAWTIAQVDGSGVGFVDLERGWTLDHEDLAGAKVDVISGINLDYRGHGTAVLGEVAATDNAIGCIGIAPASTVRVVSQWRTPSTYSTAEAILSAADGMAPGDVLLLEAQTTFATSGGSYVPVEVEALVFDAIRSTVDRGIVVIEAAANGSFDLDRFEDASGRQALKRGSADFRDSGAIVVGAASSRHPHRRLGFSNFGSRVDCFAWGEHIDTCGDGGIGDAANVYTPAFGGTSGASPIVAACALLLQSLRARDGLPMFTPAEMRALLADTVLNTRSEEPAADRIGVMPDLRALIEHLHRRSTDACLSSRAASG
- a CDS encoding phospholipase D-like domain-containing protein; the encoded protein is MTRIRHRKLIITVIVCLAIVAVLLALAQDQLTLKIQSAHAAESHEFPSYVAALLGVHATGGNRYAVLTNGDQIFPSMLAAVNGAQRRVSFETYIYNEGTVGKQFTDAFIAAAKRGVQVQLVIDALGSKKIPGEWREAMTAAGVKFGQFGEVKWYSLEELNYRTHRKILTVDGRIGFTGGVGLDDQWLGHAQDPQHWRDTMVRFEGPVARLMEGAFQENFVESLGPVTPVVDPPPQIPAEPLDSAMVLRSSPTGGSNDLKRLYLITIAAARRTLDICSPYFLTDESTEWALGEARRRGVRIRILVEGDLTDAKPVKYASRDAYQRLLDQGIEIYEYQPTMMHVKATIVDGAWSMVGSANFDNRSLELNDEMNVAVSDRELAARLTQDFEQDLRAARRLDPAAWRQRSLLEKAREHFWSYFGEIF